In Thiofilum sp., the genomic window GAGGCTAAGAGGACTTCCTGCACTTTCGCCTGTTCGTTTTCACTATCCAGCCGCTCCCGCTCACCTAAATCATCCGGCAAAGACGAAAATAATAGGACACGCAACGGTTCTGCTTGAGGTTTGGGAAGGGCTTGGAGCACATCAAAATAATGCCGCGACACACTAAAGGCTGGATTGTGTCCCAAAAAGCCAAACTCAGGGTGATACAGCGTTTCCCAAGGTAGTTGCATAACTGCTGCATCATTAGATTCAATAATAATCGGGACGACTTGGAGTCCAGCTAGTTGTTTGCGTGCTTTCAGTTCGGCTTGTTGCGAGCTATTTAAGGCTTGCCATAATGCCTCGCCCATTGCTTGCAAGTACTGATCATCGATCTTTTGATGATTTTTATAAGCACTTGCTAAGGCTTGAGCTTGAGTTACTAAATGTGGTGCTTGCGTCAAAAACTCAGCAGTAATAAGCATTTCAAAGGGCGAAGCAGACATCATTTATTCTCCCTTTTCAGCTTGGATAGTATGGGCAGGTTTAATCAGCCTGCGCTCAATCGAAACCCCACGCATGACCTCAATCTCGCGCTGAATTTCAAAGCGCACTTTAAGCTTGCCCCCACAAATCGGGCAGGTAGTGAGCTTAATCAGCTCATCCCCTTGAGCAGGTACATCTGGAATAGGGTAATCAAAAGTATTGGCACAATGCGGGCACAGCACTATCGTTAAATTAGCCATATTAGTTCCCTCACAACACCAAGCCAAAAATCACTAAACAAATACCAAAAAAGGTCGTCAAACTCGCAATCATGACCAGCATTTGTTTGCGCTCGGCGGTGGTCGCAAAATACTTTTCAAGTGCCAGCAGATTATTGGGATTGACTTTAGTTTTAATAGGCAACAACACCATAAAAGCTAAGCCCAGCGCCACCAACCAACTAGCAAAAGCAATTAAAATTAATACGCCTGAAATAGTGGCGGTTGCACCTTGGGTCAGTTTAAGCACTGCGCCATATAAAGCGGGAATGGCAAGATTCAAACTAATCAAAAGCTTAGCTAAATCTTCCATGCGTCCCGCTTGGTTGGCGACATCTTTGGCAAGGCTGTCTTGGAGGCTTTCGTGGTATTTAGACGGGCGTACTGGCAAAGTGCCAGCATTCACCACCGGAGCCTCATCATCATGAGTATCAGACATAGGGGTATTCCTGATAAAAAGCGGATGCTTAAGAGTTTATCAGGATTTAAAACACTGTGGCGTAAATTTGCCACTAATGCCGCCCCGAATGCCCAAATCCCCCCTCACCACGCTTACTTTGAGTAAACTCAGTCACAGGTTTTAACTCCACTTGCACCACGGGCACGACCACTAATTGCGCAATTCGCTCACCTACCTCAATGGTGAATGCTGTTTGCCCACGATTCCAACACGAAATCATCAATTGCCCTTGATAGTCTGAGTCAATCAAACCCACCAAATTACCCAGTACAATCCCGTGCTTATGCCCCAAACCAGAGCGTGGCAAAATCACTGCTGCCAGATTCAGATCACCAATATGTATGGCTAGCCCTGTAGGGATTAAAGTGGTTTCTCCGGGCTTTAAGGTTAAGGCGTGATCTAGGCAAGCGCGTAAATCCATACCCGCTGAGCCATCAGTGGCATAGCTCGGCAATGGGATCGTGTCACCGATACGGGAGTCTAAAATCTTATATTCTAGTTGAGGACGCATGAGCGGATATCCTTAAAAGAGTGATAACGGGCGGCGATTAACTGCATCAGTTGTTGAGCCAATTCACGTTTAGGCATTTCGGGGAAGGAATGTTGACCATCACGCCACACCACTTCTAAGGCATTGGTTTCTTGATCAAATACTTTACCCCCCGCGACTGAATTAGCCGCGACCATCTGTAAATTTTTGCGCTCTAATTTGCCGCGTGCATAAGTCATTAAATCATGGGTTTCTGCCGCAAATCCCACGCTAAATAACTCAGGGTAACGATCCGTCACAGTAGCTAAAATGTCCTGTGTGCGCTTTAAGGGTAAACTCAATTCAGTTGCTGATTTTTTGATTTTCTTATCAACCACTTCCTGTGGGGTATAGTCCGCCACCGCCGCAGTCGCAATGAAAATATTTTGCTCAGGCATATGGGCTAAGGTGGCATTGAGCATTTGCTCAGCGCTTTCAACCTTAATAAGTGTCACGTCAGGGGGAGCCTGTAAAGCGACGGGTCCTGAGATTAAAGTCACCTTTGCACCGAGTGCTTGAGCGGCTTCGGCTAGGGCATAGCCCATCTTTCCAGAGCTGCGATTGGAGATAAAACGCACTGGATCAATCGCTTCGCGCGTAGGCCCTGCGGTGAGAATTACCTTTACCCCATTTAAGGGGAGAGCACTCGTATCGGCTTGCAGTAATTGCATAATCTGTTCGGGTTCTAACATACGTCCAAACCCTATATCACCACAGGCTTGAGCACCGCTCGCAGGGCCTAATAGCTTGATATGGCGTGATTTAAGGGTGGCAATATTGGCTTGTGTAGCGGCATTAGCCCACATTTGTTGATTCATAGCCGGAGCAATATGCAAAGGTGCTTTACTCGCTAGACATAATGTCGTGAGTAAATCATCAGCAAAGCCATGTGCTAAACGTGCAATGCAATTAGCACTAGCAGGTGCAATGACGATTTGATCGGCCCAACGTGCGAGTTCAATATGTCCCATGCCCGCTTCAGCTTCGGGGTCTAATAACGTGGTATGTACCGGATTCCCAGACAGCGCTTGAAAGGTAAGAGGGGTTACAAAATGGGTAGCGCCCTCAGTCATACAAACTCTGACTTCAGCGCCCGCTTTAATCATGAGGCGGGTTAGTTCAGCAGCTTTATAAGCAGCGATGCCGCCGCTAATCCCTAAAAGAATATGTTGTTGCGCCAGTGTGGGCATAATTCAATCCGAGTTAATTTCTAGTGAAAACAAACAGCATGGCAATTACAGACTGGCCTATCGATGAACGACCCCGCGAAAAATTACTTCAACGCGGTGCTGAGGCACTGTCCGATGCTGAGTTGCTGGCAATTTTCCTTCGTACTGGAACGAGAGGCAAGACTGCTGTCGATTTAGCACGGGAATTAATTCAAGAATTTGGGAGCCTAAGGGCATTATTTGAAGCCACTCAAGAGCGTTTTTGCCAAGCCAATGGTTTGGGTGATGCTAAATATGTGCAATTGCAAGCCGTTTTAGAAATGTCTAAGCGCTATTTATTTGAAAGCTTAGAGCGCGGTGAACCGCTATCTGATCCTGATACTGTACGCTTTTATCTCAAAGCACGGCTGCGTGATTATCGTCATGAGGTGTTTTGCTGTTTATTTTTAGATACGCGCCATCGGGTGATTCAATTTGATGAGCTATTTCAAGGCACGATTGATAGTGCTAGTGTCTATCCGCGTGAAGTGGTGAAGCGTGCTTTGCATTATAATGCGGCAGCGGTCATCTTTGCTCATAATCATCCCTCCGGTATCGCAGAGCCTAGCAATGCCGATGAGCGTATTACGCAAAAGCTGAAAGAGGCTTTAGGGTTAATTGAGGTGCGTGTGCTCGATCATTTTGTGGTGGGAGAGCAGGTTGTGTCTATGGCAGAGCGTGGACTGATCTAGCGCTGTAAAGCTTAGTGCTAAACCTAACACTAAACTTTACCTTGTCATGCTTAGATTACTGTAGTCACTATGGCAGAATTGGAATTGGCGTTTTCCACGGCGATGGGATTGTTATTAGCACTATTACTGCTAGCTTGATTACCAGTTAGAGCAAGGTTAGTGTCAGTAGTCACAAGTGGCTCATTAGCAATATTATTGTCTGGTAAGCCAGTATTACTATTAATCAAGTGATGCCCGCCCGTGGTATGTCCATGAGATTTACTACCACAATGCTCTTTACCCACATTTTGATACAGTGAGTCTGTTCCACAGCCTGATGGCGTGCCCAAGGCAGATGAATGATGACCTATTTTCCCTACTAAGCCGCCTAATACATTGTGTAGATTTTGGGTATTACCTTGAAACCAATTACCACCGGATGCACATCTTGAGGTTTTGAAACTGTCGCTACCCGCTGTTTGGGTTGGGGTCGTGGGTGGCGTAGAGCATGTTCTAATAGAGTTAGTAGCATAGCTACCGACAAAACAATTGAAACTCATGTAAACACTCCAAAATTTGGAATAGGGGTTATTTTAATTATCGTGAGTCAGCTAGAGCATTATTAAACTGCTCTATTACTTCCTAATATATAAATTAAATTTATAAAAGTCAGCTTATGAGTGATGTGATCAGTGAAAAATCAGGTAAGCGGTTGGTATCGACACCCTTAGCAATCCTATTAAGCGCAGTCCTAGTAGGCATTAGTTAAGCACGTTTGTCTCAAGAGAGTACTATCCACTACCTCTAGCATTATGGCATGCTACTTCTCCCCGCTAGTGTTGGGTTTGAGCACCAAACCGAGTATGGTGTTTAGCCATCATCGCCCCTTGAGGAGAACCATTCATGTTACAAGTATTACGCATTTCGGGTTTTTTGGCTTTTTTAAGCTTAGCCTTTTTGAATGCGTTTGTAGATCTGGGTCATAAAATTATTATTCAGAATACTATTTTTAAAATTTACGATGGTTCTGAACAAGTTATTTTAACTGCCATAGTCAACGCCTTAATCTTATTACCTTTTATTCTAGCATTTAGTCCTTCGGGGTTTGTGGCAGACAAATATTGTAAACCTCAAGTCATGCGTTACAGCGCATGGGCTGCGGTACTCCTCACCTTACTTATTACCTTGGGTTATTATCAGGGATGGTTTTGGTTTTCGTTTGCAATGACCTTTTTATTAGCCTTACAAAGTGCCTTTTATTCACCGGCTAAATATGGCTATATTAAAGAGCTAATTGGGGAAAAAAAGCTAGCGCAAGGGAATGCTTTTGTGCAGTCCGTTACCATGATTGCTATTTTGATTAGCACCTTTCTCTTTGCCGTGTTATTTGAGGTGCGTTTAGAAAGTAATGCTTATACCACTGAGAGCGATATTTTACAGTTTATAGCCCCACTGGGTTGGGTATTAGTCGGATTATCATTGCTTGAAACTTTATTGGCTTATCAATTGCCCATGACTCCGGCGGCAGCACCAGAACAGCGCTATGCTTGGCAAGACTATGTGAGCGCTAAATCGAGCGTGAGTGATATTAACTATGTGCATAGCCAAAGTGTTATCTGGCTCTCTATTATAGGGATTGCGGTATTTTGGTCTTTAGCACAAGTTATTTTAGCTATTTACCCCAGCTATATAGAAAGCTCGCTCAATATTCATAATACAGCTTATATTCAAGGTCTAATGGCTTGTTCTGGCATAGGAATATTAATAGGTTCTTTAATTGCGGGGCGAGTATCTAAACACCATATTGAGACGGGGCTAGTGCCGATTAGTGCAGTGGGTGTGTTTTTTACTATTGGCTTAATTACTTGGTGGCCAACCATGACTCTACAAGCGCTGAACTTTTTAGTGCTGGGTATTATGGGTGGATTATTTGTAGTACCGCTGAATGCACTCATGCAATATCATGCTGAAAACAATCAACTAGGGCGCATTTTAGCAACTAATAACCTAATTCAAAATATAGCGATGCTGGGCTTTTTAGTGGGCACTGTCGCTTTAAGCTTAGCGGGTGTCAGTAGTCTATGGTTATTTAGTGTCTTAACAGTCATTGCCGCTTTTGGTGCTATCTATACTATTTATCATTTACCCGAATCTTTATTGCAGTTTGTAGCTAAGTATATTTTTAAAGCGCGTTATCGTTTAAAAGTATTAGGTTTTGAAAACTTGCCGGCGCGCGGCGGGGTGCTGCTATTAGGCAATCATATTAGTTGGATTGACTGGGCTTTAGTGCAAATTGCTAGCCCTAGGCGTTTACATTTTGTGATGGAGCGGGGCTATTATGAACGCTGGTATTTAAAATGGGTATTGGATTTATTTAAGGTTGTACCCATTCGCGGAGTTGCTAGTAATGAGGCGTTGAAAAAAATTACGCAATTGCTTAATGAGGGTGAAGTAGTATGTTTATTCCCAGAGGGCACTATTAGCCGTACTGGTCAATTAGGTGAGTTTAAAAAAGGCTATGAAAAAGCGATTGCGGACACAGAGGCTGTGATTGTGCCGTTTTATTTGCATGGCTTGTGGGGTAGTCGTTTTTCACGTTCCAGTGGTTTTTTACGAGCGAATCGTCAATCCGGTTTTAAGCGCGATATTATTGTGTCATTTGGTAAACCTCTTTCAAAAACCACCGATGCTGTTACCTTAAAACAAGCGGTGTTTGAGCTGTCTATGAGTTCATGGCAAGAGTATTCA contains:
- the radC gene encoding DNA repair protein RadC — its product is MAITDWPIDERPREKLLQRGAEALSDAELLAIFLRTGTRGKTAVDLARELIQEFGSLRALFEATQERFCQANGLGDAKYVQLQAVLEMSKRYLFESLERGEPLSDPDTVRFYLKARLRDYRHEVFCCLFLDTRHRVIQFDELFQGTIDSASVYPREVVKRALHYNAAAVIFAHNHPSGIAEPSNADERITQKLKEALGLIEVRVLDHFVVGEQVVSMAERGLI
- the coaBC gene encoding bifunctional phosphopantothenoylcysteine decarboxylase/phosphopantothenate--cysteine ligase CoaBC, giving the protein MPTLAQQHILLGISGGIAAYKAAELTRLMIKAGAEVRVCMTEGATHFVTPLTFQALSGNPVHTTLLDPEAEAGMGHIELARWADQIVIAPASANCIARLAHGFADDLLTTLCLASKAPLHIAPAMNQQMWANAATQANIATLKSRHIKLLGPASGAQACGDIGFGRMLEPEQIMQLLQADTSALPLNGVKVILTAGPTREAIDPVRFISNRSSGKMGYALAEAAQALGAKVTLISGPVALQAPPDVTLIKVESAEQMLNATLAHMPEQNIFIATAAVADYTPQEVVDKKIKKSATELSLPLKRTQDILATVTDRYPELFSVGFAAETHDLMTYARGKLERKNLQMVAANSVAGGKVFDQETNALEVVWRDGQHSFPEMPKRELAQQLMQLIAARYHSFKDIRSCVLN
- a CDS encoding acyl-[ACP]--phospholipid O-acyltransferase, which translates into the protein MLQVLRISGFLAFLSLAFLNAFVDLGHKIIIQNTIFKIYDGSEQVILTAIVNALILLPFILAFSPSGFVADKYCKPQVMRYSAWAAVLLTLLITLGYYQGWFWFSFAMTFLLALQSAFYSPAKYGYIKELIGEKKLAQGNAFVQSVTMIAILISTFLFAVLFEVRLESNAYTTESDILQFIAPLGWVLVGLSLLETLLAYQLPMTPAAAPEQRYAWQDYVSAKSSVSDINYVHSQSVIWLSIIGIAVFWSLAQVILAIYPSYIESSLNIHNTAYIQGLMACSGIGILIGSLIAGRVSKHHIETGLVPISAVGVFFTIGLITWWPTMTLQALNFLVLGIMGGLFVVPLNALMQYHAENNQLGRILATNNLIQNIAMLGFLVGTVALSLAGVSSLWLFSVLTVIAAFGAIYTIYHLPESLLQFVAKYIFKARYRLKVLGFENLPARGGVLLLGNHISWIDWALVQIASPRRLHFVMERGYYERWYLKWVLDLFKVVPIRGVASNEALKKITQLLNEGEVVCLFPEGTISRTGQLGEFKKGYEKAIADTEAVIVPFYLHGLWGSRFSRSSGFLRANRQSGFKRDIIVSFGKPLSKTTDAVTLKQAVFELSMSSWQEYSRILDPVTINWLRVSKRRGMGLAAADVLGDPISHHRFMTGVFRFAKAINRLNPEPNVGLLLPTSVGSALANMAVFTLGKTVVNLNFTASTAALRHAATQTGMKRIFTSQKFVEKLKERNIQVAEIFEGLELVYLEDIKASIPKYKMIMTLLAVNLLPAKWLQWRYVKQVDLEETAAILFSSGSESLPKAIMLSHRNIAANVRQVADTLNTRDNDVLMGTLPTFHAFGFLATTMLPLAEGIPLICHPDPTDGLNIAKGVARYEATVLFGTATFLRLYARNNKIHPLMFQPLRLVVAGAEKLTPEVRRVFNERFGKMILEGYGATELSPVAAVNIPDELDSRYWFVQQGNRPGTVGLPLPGTCFRVVDPDSLAMLPIGQDGLILISGPQVMKGYLDNPELTAKTIIELEGTRWYKTGDKGHIDEDGFLTIVDRYSRFAKLGGEMISLTAIEMEIRQAMENPDMDIVAVNLADDKKGEKVVLLVSLLSGAYEAKDIRAKLVEKQINPLMLPANYYMVEQVPKLGSGKTDFAAARQLALQLEQSA
- the dut gene encoding dUTP diphosphatase; the encoded protein is MRPQLEYKILDSRIGDTIPLPSYATDGSAGMDLRACLDHALTLKPGETTLIPTGLAIHIGDLNLAAVILPRSGLGHKHGIVLGNLVGLIDSDYQGQLMISCWNRGQTAFTIEVGERIAQLVVVPVVQVELKPVTEFTQSKRGEGGFGHSGRH